Proteins from one Telopea speciosissima isolate NSW1024214 ecotype Mountain lineage chromosome 1, Tspe_v1, whole genome shotgun sequence genomic window:
- the LOC122652768 gene encoding pentatricopeptide repeat-containing protein At3g26782, mitochondrial-like → MGYRVADSNSDSIFAVLTALNLITIVLEITVALGLDTGCSVTDGNSGTMIEEGIKPNDVTFVGVLSACSHAGLISRGWMYFTSMSDVYGVTPKVEHYGCMVDILGRAGYLKEARELISSIPFAPDAIVWRALLGACRMDKNVELAEEAIVNLLELEPHVDGNYVLLSNIYSQAKRWGEVAKIRRIMRGKIYAIQEQGAGEAVEHLCVSLRKRRGPQPPLLRAFELQKLEDEIGRRVAEAKIRDWERE, encoded by the exons ATGGGTTACCGTGTGGCCGATAGTAATTCTGATTCTATATTCGCCGTACTAACTGCTTTAAATTTAATAACTATTGTACTAGAGATAACTGTTGCATTAGGCTTGGATACGGGTTGTAGTGTGACCGATGGTAATTCTGGTACC ATGATAGAGGAAGGAATCAAACCGAATGATGTCACCTTTGTGGGTGTGTTGAGTGCTTGTAGTCATGCTGGTCTTATTAGTAGGGGATGGATGTATTTCACATCCATGAGTGATGTTTATGGTGTGACTCCTAAAGTTGAACATTATGGATGCATGGTTGATATTTTGGGACGAGCAGGGTATCTTAAGGAGGCAAGAGAACTCATTAGCAGTATACCCTTTGCACCAGATGCAATTGTCTGGAGGGCTCTTCTAGGTGCCTGTAGGATGGACAAGAACGTGGAACTAGCAGAAGAAGCTATAGTTAATCTTCTGGAGTTGGAGCCTCATGTGGATGGGAATTATGTTCTTTTGTCAAACATATATTCACAGGCAAAGAGGTGGGGTGAAGTTGCGAAAATCAGGAGGATAATGAGAGGGAAAA TTTATGCAATTCAAGAGCAGGGAGCAGGGGAGGCTGTGGAGCACCTCTGTGTTTCCCTGAG GAAACGTAGAGGTCCACAGCCTCCATTGCTCCGTGCTTTTGAGTTGCAGAAGCTAGAAGATGAGATTGGGAGAAGAGTTGCAGAAGCCAAAATCCGAGATTGGGAGAGGGAGTAA